The Prochlorococcus sp. MIT 1341 genomic interval ATGTCCCTTTCTAATTCTTTTGATTCCTATTGGAAGACTAAATGGTTAAACCAATTGTCACATCACTTTTAGCAGCTGCTAGGCCATATGAGCTAGCTGAGTTCTATTCCTATGCAATGGATGCAAAGATTGTTGCTGGATTTAATAAGAGTCACTGGCAAGTGACAAATTCACTTGGTTTCAAGATGCAAATTTATAAGCCATCCACTAAGAAGTCTGAACCATTCAAAGGAAACGCCTTGTCCATATGCCTCTATCGGCCCCCATCTACCAACCCTATCGATGCCTTACATAATTGGTGTAAGGAACTTCTCTTAAAGGGAGCCGCACTTTGTAGCGAAATTACTCTTGATGAATTTGGGGCGGAAACCTGGATTGCTGATCCAGAGGGTAATTTGTTTCTTCTTGTAGTCCCTTCCGGAAACACTTTGACCCCATAGAATTACCTTTGAAAGAGATGTGAGTTTGTGGATGACTTTTTGTCTAAAGCTTGTAGTAGTTGTAGGTCTTGCGACCTCTTTAAAAGCCGTAGGAAGATAGCTTTTAGTAGGGGCAACCCGTCTGCTAATTTTATGTTGATAGGCGAAGCACCTGGTTCTAAAGAAGACGAGCTTGGAATTCCTTTTGTTGGTAGATCAGGAAAGTTGTTAGATCAGCTTTTGGAGAGTGTTGGTTTTAACACCGAATCGGATGTCTATATTTGCAATTTGATCAAGTGTCGACCACCTAATAATCGACGCCCAAGTAAGTCTGAATTAGCAGCCTGTCGATCTTGGTTGGACAGGCAAATTAAGC includes:
- a CDS encoding VOC family protein, whose translation is MVKPIVTSLLAAARPYELAEFYSYAMDAKIVAGFNKSHWQVTNSLGFKMQIYKPSTKKSEPFKGNALSICLYRPPSTNPIDALHNWCKELLLKGAALCSEITLDEFGAETWIADPEGNLFLLVVPSGNTLTP
- a CDS encoding uracil-DNA glycosylase, which codes for MDDFLSKACSSCRSCDLFKSRRKIAFSRGNPSANFMLIGEAPGSKEDELGIPFVGRSGKLLDQLLESVGFNTESDVYICNLIKCRPPNNRRPSKSELAACRSWLDRQIKLVNPNVIALAGSTSVAAVLETSESITKIRGEWRLWKGRWVMPLFHPAYLLRNPSVKEESPKSLTRSDLIEVRNKINTYDCSIGISAFNTERRDSQ